The DNA region GAGCGCCAGGCCTTCGAGGTGACTCGGATCAACTACCACGAGGATGCTGCGGATGGCTTGCATGGTCGTGCTCTCCCTGGAAGACATATAGCTGGATCCACTGTAGCTGCCCTGGGCGCCCGGTGTTCTTGACATATATCAGTGCATCACGCTGGCTGCGCCCTGCAGCCCCCGTATAATGCTCCGCCAATGCCCGTCCGACCAGATCGCCATGCCTGCATCCGCCATTCCCGCCGTTCCGTTTTCCCCCGTCATCGCCCGCCAGGGAGTGCCTCGTCCATGAACCTCCCGGAAATCCACGACTTCCTTGGCTGCCGCACGCCCTCGGCCTGGGTGGATGCCGCGCTGGCGGACCAGGAAACCCTGCTGATCGATCACAAGAACAACGAGTTCAAGGCCGCCGCGACGGCCATGGCGTTGATGGCCAAGTACAGCCTGCACCTGGACCTGATCAACTTCATGTCGCGCCTGGCCCGTGAGGAGCTGGTCCACCACGAACAGGTCCTGCGCATCATGAAGAAGCGTCGCGTGCCGCTGCGCGCGGTATCCGCCGCGCGCTACGCCTCCGGCCTGCGCAAGGTGGTGCGCAACCACGAGCCGGCCAAGCTGGTGGACACCCTGGTGGTGGGGGCCTTCATCGAGGCGCGCTCCTGCGAGCGTTTCGAAGCCCTGGTGCCGCATCTGGACGAAGAGCTGGGCAAGTTCTACTTCGGCCTGCTGAAAAGCGAGGCGCGCCACTACCAGGGCTACCTGAAGCTGGCCTACCAGTACGGCGAGGCGGCGGACGTGGATGCGGTGATCGAGAAGGTGAGGGCGGTGGAGCGTGAGCTGATCGAGAGCCCGGACGAGGCGTTCCGCTTCCACAGCGGTGTGCCGGCCTGAGTCCGGCCGGAACTGAAAAGCGCCCCGAGGGGCGCTTTTTTTGTGGCCGGGGAGGGCTCAGTCCTTCACTTTCAGGTCCAGTGCCAGGTCGCGGGCGGCCTTGGTGGCGAGCACGCCCATCAACTGGCCGATCTCGTCCTGGCGACTGCTGGCGCCGTTCTGCCCGGCACCCATCATCACGCTGGGGACCGGCGCCTGGGCGGCGGCCTCGGCCCAGACCTTGTTGATGGCGATCAGCGCGTCGAGCTTGGGCTGCAGCGCGCCGTCCGCCTTGATCACCGCTTCACGGGCATAGGCCTCGGCGTCGGCGGTGATCTTGGTGGCCTGGGCGGTGATGCTGGCCTTGTCACGCAGCAGCTCGGCGGTCTGCTTCTCGATCTCGGCGCGACCCTTCTCGCGTTCGGCGTTGATGCGCGCCAGCTGCTTCTCGGTCTCGGCCTGGGTGGTGCGCTCGATCTGGTCGCGCAGGGTTTCCTGGCGGCGGGCTTCCACTTCCTTCTCGCCGCGGGCGGTGACCAGCAGCTTCTCTTCCTCTTCCTTCAGGCGGTTCTGCCGGGCCACGGCCAGCTCGGCCAGGGCCTGCTGCACCTTGACCATGCGCTGCTTGTACTGCGGGTTGGGGTCGACGTTGGTGATGCGGGCCTCGACCACTTCGACGCCGTACTTGCGGAATTGCTGCTGCTTGCGCACCGGCATGCCCTTGGCGTCGATCACCTTCTCGGTGACGAACTGGCTGGCGTTGTTGTCGCCGAAGGTGCCCTGCTCGGTACCGGCCTGGAGGATAGCGGTCTGCTGCGGTACATGGCCGCGCGGGCCGCGCACTTCCTTGCGCTTGATCAGGTAGAGGCCGTCGTTGAGCTGGTTCTCGAACTCGGCGGCGAATTCGCTGCGAGCGCCGGCGTAGAAGTCGTCGGCGGTCATCAGCGAGGCGGTGGCTTGCAGGGTTTCCTTGATCGCCGGCACCAGCGCGGTCCGGATGAAGTTCTCCGGGTTGCGGTATTCCTGGGCGATCTTGAGGAACTGCTCGCCGCTGGGCAGGCGGAAGCGTGCGGAGGATTCGACCTTGGCGTCGACGTTGCCGAGGAAGACGATGGGGAAGGCTTCGATGGTGGCGCCTAGGGAGTCGTTGTCGCTGTTGTCGTCGATCTGGTTGAGCGCTTCGGTGAGCACCGACTGCACGCTCAGGGCC from Pseudomonas tohonis includes:
- a CDS encoding SPFH domain-containing protein produces the protein MPFSDSPYIKYLVGAVAGTAAAFVLFNGIFFYNEAGFATHVRTIFGEEKVVDDVGYATKWFGRATPWKKALSVQSVLTEALNQIDDNSDNDSLGATIEAFPIVFLGNVDAKVESSARFRLPSGEQFLKIAQEYRNPENFIRTALVPAIKETLQATASLMTADDFYAGARSEFAAEFENQLNDGLYLIKRKEVRGPRGHVPQQTAILQAGTEQGTFGDNNASQFVTEKVIDAKGMPVRKQQQFRKYGVEVVEARITNVDPNPQYKQRMVKVQQALAELAVARQNRLKEEEEKLLVTARGEKEVEARRQETLRDQIERTTQAETEKQLARINAEREKGRAEIEKQTAELLRDKASITAQATKITADAEAYAREAVIKADGALQPKLDALIAINKVWAEAAAQAPVPSVMMGAGQNGASSRQDEIGQLMGVLATKAARDLALDLKVKD
- a CDS encoding tRNA-(ms[2]io[6]A)-hydroxylase; translated protein: MNLPEIHDFLGCRTPSAWVDAALADQETLLIDHKNNEFKAAATAMALMAKYSLHLDLINFMSRLAREELVHHEQVLRIMKKRRVPLRAVSAARYASGLRKVVRNHEPAKLVDTLVVGAFIEARSCERFEALVPHLDEELGKFYFGLLKSEARHYQGYLKLAYQYGEAADVDAVIEKVRAVERELIESPDEAFRFHSGVPA